Proteins co-encoded in one Epinephelus moara isolate mb chromosome 13, YSFRI_EMoa_1.0, whole genome shotgun sequence genomic window:
- the sost gene encoding sclerostin yields the protein MQVSVALLVSSSVLLLLQGCCTAVRGWRVLKNGGTEILPEYRENTRTPHETVLPASNGGNNNNNNNSNSNSMNNRAKSGGRTANTVSYSASELSCRELRSTRYITDGSCRSAKPVKELVCSGQCMPAHLMPNSIGRGKWWRGNASDYRCIPAHSRTRRVQLQCPNGNTRTYKIRVVTSCKCKRFRPHHNQSEAKEVPKTQRNKKHSRLSQDRSKNNTPTLTGNSY from the exons ATGCAGGTGTCTGTGGCGCTGCTCGTCTCCAGctcggtgctgctgctgctccagggATGCTGCACCGCCGTCAGGGGCTGGAGGGTACTAAAGAACGGGGGCACGGAGATCTTACCGGAGTACAGGGAGAATACTCGGACACCTCACGAGACGGTACTACCGGCGTCTAACGgcggcaacaacaacaacaacaacaacagcaacagcaacagtatGAACAACAGGGCGAAGAGCGGCGGCAGGACGGCCAACACTGTCTCCTACA GTGCCTCGGAGCTGAGCTGTCGGGAGCTGCGCTCCACCCGTTACATCACCGACGGGTCTTGCCGCAGTGCCAAGCCTGTGAAGGAGCTGGTGTGTTCGGGCCAGTGCATGCCGGCACACCTCATGCCGAACTCCATCGGCCGCGGCAAGTGGTGGAGGGGCAACGCTTCGGACTACCGCTGCATCCCGGCCCACTCCCGGACAAGGAGGGTCCAGCTGCAGTGTCCCAACGGCAACACTCGGACTTACAAAATCCGCGTGGTCACCTCCTGCAAGTGCAAGCGCTTCAGGCCCCAccacaaccaatcagaggctaAGGAGGTCCCCAAGACGCAACGCAACAAGAAGCACAGTCGTTTGTCTCAGGACCGGAGCAAGAACAACACGCCGACACTGACGGGCAACTCGTACTGA